One region of Candidatus Krumholzibacteriia bacterium genomic DNA includes:
- a CDS encoding tetratricopeptide repeat protein, with the protein MNRLASRTGAVRLARAAAMLLVCGPLMGAVGGCSMLGMGGGHKPAEKMSGDARRDMLAEAGARAAQYPEEPYWPCRMGEVYAAMDSTDAAVAALRTALARDADYAPAISLLSRIQYASGEHAEAIAMLDGYIAAHPGAPDELRAALALHLDAVDEVERAEAAIAACTGNSGDVYAARTYLSLRGNAPASALTIAKAALDADGSAVNYNNYGVALLHAGRPIEARDAFRRALDRNASLAGALYNMSLIEVFYFFDESAGRQWFDRYTQVALEDPDDLASVFKVDMTRLSRPGATR; encoded by the coding sequence ATGAATCGCCTTGCATCGCGCACGGGTGCCGTGCGGCTGGCCCGGGCCGCGGCCATGCTGCTGGTGTGCGGCCCGCTGATGGGCGCCGTGGGTGGCTGCAGCATGCTGGGCATGGGCGGCGGTCACAAACCGGCCGAGAAGATGAGTGGCGACGCGCGCCGCGACATGCTCGCCGAGGCCGGGGCCCGCGCGGCGCAGTACCCGGAAGAGCCCTACTGGCCCTGCCGCATGGGCGAGGTGTACGCGGCCATGGATTCGACCGACGCGGCGGTGGCCGCGCTGCGCACCGCGCTGGCGCGCGACGCGGACTACGCGCCCGCCATTTCGCTCCTGTCACGCATCCAGTACGCGTCCGGCGAGCACGCCGAGGCCATCGCAATGCTCGACGGGTACATCGCGGCGCACCCCGGCGCGCCCGACGAGTTGCGCGCCGCGCTGGCGCTGCACCTCGATGCCGTCGACGAGGTGGAACGCGCCGAGGCGGCCATCGCCGCCTGCACCGGCAATTCCGGCGACGTCTACGCCGCGCGCACCTACCTGTCGCTGCGCGGCAACGCGCCCGCATCGGCGCTGACCATCGCGAAGGCGGCGCTGGACGCCGACGGCAGCGCGGTCAACTACAACAACTACGGCGTCGCGTTACTGCACGCCGGACGGCCCATCGAGGCGCGCGACGCGTTCCGCAGGGCGCTGGATCGCAACGCGTCGCTCGCGGGCGCGCTCTACAACATGTCGCTCATCGAGGTGTTCTACTTCTTTGACGAGAGCGCCGGCCGGCAGTGGTTCGATCGCTACACGCAGGTGGCGCTGGAAGATCCGGACGATCTCGCGTCGGTTTTCAAGGTGGACATGACGCGGCTTTCGCGTCCGGGCGCAACCCGATAG
- a CDS encoding tetratricopeptide repeat protein has protein sequence MLTRARIACGIVAALTAVAPLVHAARPTPPVAPAVQAPLPHEPDASERDATSLGRAVDLWLKGDLYGASALLETIDIGPGSPFPFADRAAFLLADAYLRTGNAGGFARVASLAGDGNGTPYRRWIRYAELLRANANPGASGPVNDVPESFPGADVLAAALLLDADRANDALDLLDRNPAAGPLASVQLCLRALAREATGADATANWGEIARRKPSGPLEAELVGAAGIRFALARMDAGDTDAAASALERVPDNSRYALRAAHMRGVMAVEAGDTATAGRILSRLVDEHPEYEDIRDVKLAMGGVSMARHHWHAALRYFESAEDSWQDEQRSLARIALPDNVDDAWNAWGENQRWREEIRLSPEILLGVIDGLAGASLDLHGQVSLDPAKDLARTLWPAGLSAPATAAWDSSGALARHAPSAPEWATLRALQAQQQDARARLALQDHVIARRREEIARRISYLDIGAIKADSNAVQLSRAVIRLEAILAGLDASRRQLDAVRDSMLVQISRRTRDMLTGLERDLLFMRAVRHFHVDGPNLERPEKLPDGVPPAAELLAREDSLSHESSAFITEFARRYPDIINRSFDEYWRPRLMVDVEGLLGDLRIELAHARGIRAGIDSTVAAFATDPVLMAELARRDHMAASADSLDAVERGMRRVIAQTVAARGRVLLATERERIDYHIADAAYELTVATATDTVTNRNAELVRPLRNRSIAYLEAFLEHHPQSIARGEARFRLADMQLLAARDEFQIRMRDFLGDRPASEDLGNRALAPFMNYEPAIALYQAILDEDPEFPHTDAVLFNLGMILSDDGRPEADQYLARLVRDHPQAPDAQEAWLRMGSDRFDRKEYSDCVPYFEQAAAGSDPSFTAIALYKLGWAEFARDRFEQSTDSFRRLMDHYAAHGDIARSMDLRDEAREYLVHSLARAGGASAFQRYFDSLGPRDYESDILLSLGHLMRSVSLYEDAIACDELWLARYPRDPRALEIAERMVETYRRSSKPDLAREARLAQAQRFLPGSPWYQANTDPATRAAGEAFAQGALRANAAYHHRRARDNDDPASWRLALTNYEQYLQHWPNAGDATRIHFFAGEAATRLTAYPRSLQHLAAASKSDSTALALEATWQQVAVTDTWYRSTHTEAGHGTDSLATVLIASGRAFVQRFPTDPRCADIVWRQGNVAYAHAWYPDAAAIFETFGNTYPADSRAARGARLGGDAHYKRADFHAAGIAYRRAVDLATQSGEDSLVAAVKPTIPLCDYKHAESVAAADSVRGPFQAAPLFAGVATEFPAYPHADLALYRAGLGYASGLKYRDATVAWERLLATYPESEYARDSAIQIARTHEAAGDTPGAAAAYERFSRLYVKDPDAPAALIKAADMLADAGDAGGAERMRSIFIQRFPGDTQTVMEIRASRASQELARVRDGAASMSVLMAKPGANTSSSELREYLALAKEHPEMASPVILAQVDYYDAEESFASFSAMRLTQPLPASLEKKKQALESLLEKYNTCSGHGVAEYTRASAYRIGQALVGFGDALMQSERPGDLEGEDLLAYEDVIEEQAWVFYDRGENVWSDMLRQIGDTPDDPGQWIAHTRAALWPRLSQRFMYRPEPEYPVLVARPPAEPETD, from the coding sequence ATGCTGACTCGCGCACGCATCGCCTGCGGGATCGTGGCCGCATTGACTGCGGTCGCGCCCCTGGTCCATGCCGCCAGGCCAACGCCCCCGGTGGCGCCGGCGGTACAGGCGCCGCTTCCGCACGAGCCCGACGCTTCGGAGCGCGACGCCACCAGCCTCGGCCGCGCCGTCGACCTGTGGCTCAAAGGCGATCTCTACGGCGCCAGCGCGCTGCTGGAAACCATCGACATCGGACCCGGTTCCCCGTTTCCCTTTGCGGACCGCGCCGCGTTTCTGCTGGCCGACGCATACCTGCGCACCGGGAACGCCGGCGGGTTCGCGCGTGTCGCGTCCCTGGCCGGTGACGGGAACGGCACGCCCTACCGGCGCTGGATCCGCTACGCCGAACTGTTGCGCGCCAACGCCAACCCGGGTGCTTCCGGTCCGGTAAACGACGTGCCCGAGTCCTTCCCAGGCGCCGATGTGCTCGCTGCCGCACTCCTGCTCGACGCGGACCGGGCCAACGACGCACTCGACCTGCTGGACCGCAACCCGGCGGCCGGCCCCCTCGCCTCGGTGCAACTCTGCCTGCGCGCGCTGGCGCGTGAGGCCACCGGCGCCGACGCCACCGCAAACTGGGGCGAGATTGCGCGGCGCAAACCGTCCGGTCCGCTGGAGGCGGAACTCGTGGGCGCCGCCGGCATTCGCTTTGCGCTGGCCCGCATGGACGCAGGCGATACCGACGCCGCCGCGAGTGCGCTGGAGCGTGTGCCGGACAACAGCCGCTATGCCCTGCGCGCCGCGCACATGCGTGGTGTCATGGCCGTGGAGGCGGGCGACACCGCCACCGCGGGGCGCATTCTTTCGCGCCTGGTGGACGAACACCCGGAGTACGAGGACATCCGCGACGTGAAGCTGGCCATGGGCGGCGTGTCCATGGCGCGTCATCACTGGCACGCTGCGCTGCGCTACTTCGAATCGGCGGAAGACTCCTGGCAGGACGAACAGCGTTCGCTGGCGCGCATCGCGCTGCCGGACAACGTCGACGATGCCTGGAACGCGTGGGGCGAAAACCAGCGTTGGCGCGAGGAGATCCGTCTCTCTCCCGAAATCCTGCTGGGCGTCATCGACGGCCTTGCCGGTGCGTCGCTCGACCTGCACGGCCAGGTCTCACTGGATCCGGCCAAGGATCTGGCGCGAACGCTGTGGCCGGCCGGCCTCTCCGCGCCCGCCACCGCCGCGTGGGACAGCTCGGGCGCACTGGCCCGCCACGCGCCCTCCGCGCCGGAGTGGGCCACGTTGCGCGCCCTGCAGGCACAGCAGCAGGACGCGCGCGCACGGCTGGCGCTGCAGGATCACGTGATTGCCAGGCGACGCGAGGAAATCGCACGCCGGATCAGCTACCTCGATATCGGCGCGATCAAGGCCGATTCCAACGCGGTGCAACTGTCGCGCGCGGTGATCCGTCTGGAGGCGATACTCGCCGGTCTGGACGCGTCCCGCCGGCAACTCGACGCGGTGCGCGACAGCATGCTGGTGCAGATCAGCCGGCGCACGCGTGACATGCTGACGGGGCTCGAGCGCGACCTCCTGTTCATGCGCGCCGTGCGCCACTTCCACGTCGACGGCCCCAACCTGGAGCGGCCGGAGAAGCTGCCCGACGGCGTCCCCCCCGCCGCGGAGCTGCTCGCGCGCGAGGACTCCCTGTCACACGAGTCCAGCGCCTTCATCACCGAGTTCGCGCGCCGCTACCCGGACATCATCAACCGGTCCTTCGATGAGTACTGGCGGCCCCGCCTGATGGTGGATGTCGAGGGCCTGCTGGGCGACCTGCGCATCGAACTGGCCCACGCCCGCGGTATTCGCGCCGGTATCGACTCCACCGTGGCGGCGTTCGCAACCGACCCGGTGCTGATGGCCGAGCTCGCTCGCCGCGACCACATGGCCGCCAGCGCGGACTCCCTGGACGCCGTGGAACGAGGCATGCGCCGCGTCATCGCACAAACCGTGGCCGCGCGCGGGCGGGTGCTGCTCGCCACCGAGCGGGAGAGAATCGACTACCATATTGCGGACGCGGCCTACGAACTCACCGTCGCGACCGCAACCGACACCGTCACCAACCGCAACGCCGAACTGGTGAGGCCGCTCCGCAACCGTTCCATCGCGTACCTCGAGGCGTTCCTCGAGCACCACCCGCAAAGCATCGCGCGCGGCGAGGCGCGCTTCCGGCTGGCCGACATGCAACTGCTCGCCGCCCGCGATGAGTTCCAGATCAGGATGCGCGACTTTCTCGGCGACAGGCCGGCGTCGGAGGACCTCGGCAACCGCGCGCTCGCGCCCTTCATGAACTACGAGCCCGCCATTGCGCTGTACCAGGCCATCCTGGACGAGGACCCGGAGTTCCCGCACACGGATGCTGTGCTCTTCAACCTGGGCATGATCCTCTCCGACGACGGCCGCCCGGAGGCCGACCAGTACCTCGCGCGGCTGGTGCGCGACCACCCGCAGGCGCCCGACGCGCAGGAGGCCTGGCTGCGCATGGGCAGCGACCGCTTCGACCGCAAGGAGTACAGCGACTGCGTGCCCTACTTCGAGCAGGCGGCGGCGGGAAGCGACCCGTCGTTCACCGCCATCGCCCTCTACAAGCTGGGCTGGGCGGAGTTCGCGCGCGACCGCTTCGAGCAGTCGACCGATTCGTTCCGTCGCCTGATGGATCACTACGCGGCCCACGGCGACATCGCGCGCAGCATGGACCTGCGCGACGAGGCGCGCGAGTACCTGGTGCACTCGCTGGCCCGCGCCGGCGGCGCCAGCGCCTTCCAGCGCTACTTCGATTCGCTGGGCCCGCGCGACTACGAGTCCGACATCCTGCTCTCGCTGGGCCACCTGATGCGCAGCGTGAGTCTGTACGAGGACGCCATCGCCTGCGACGAGCTGTGGCTCGCCCGCTATCCAAGGGACCCGCGCGCGCTGGAGATTGCGGAGCGCATGGTGGAGACCTATCGGCGCTCCAGCAAACCCGACCTGGCGCGCGAGGCACGCCTCGCGCAGGCGCAGCGCTTCCTGCCCGGCAGCCCGTGGTACCAGGCGAACACCGACCCCGCCACCCGAGCCGCCGGCGAGGCGTTCGCGCAGGGTGCGTTGCGCGCTAACGCGGCCTACCACCACCGCCGCGCGCGCGACAACGACGACCCGGCCAGCTGGCGGCTCGCGCTCACCAACTACGAGCAGTACCTGCAGCACTGGCCGAACGCGGGCGACGCCACGCGCATCCACTTCTTTGCCGGTGAGGCCGCCACCCGGCTCACGGCGTATCCGCGCTCGTTGCAGCACCTGGCGGCGGCGTCGAAGAGCGACTCCACCGCGCTCGCGCTGGAGGCGACCTGGCAGCAGGTGGCGGTGACCGACACCTGGTACCGTTCGACGCACACCGAGGCCGGCCACGGCACGGACTCGCTGGCCACCGTGCTCATCGCCTCCGGGCGCGCCTTCGTGCAGCGCTTCCCCACCGATCCGCGCTGCGCGGACATTGTGTGGCGCCAGGGCAACGTGGCCTACGCACACGCGTGGTATCCCGATGCGGCGGCCATCTTTGAGACTTTCGGCAACACCTATCCCGCCGACAGCCGCGCCGCGCGCGGCGCGCGCCTGGGCGGTGACGCGCACTACAAGCGCGCCGACTTCCACGCCGCCGGGATTGCCTATCGCCGCGCGGTGGATCTGGCCACGCAGAGCGGTGAGGACTCGCTGGTCGCAGCGGTGAAACCAACCATTCCACTGTGCGACTACAAGCACGCCGAGTCGGTCGCCGCGGCGGACAGCGTGCGCGGACCTTTCCAGGCCGCGCCCCTGTTTGCGGGCGTGGCCACGGAGTTCCCCGCGTATCCGCACGCCGACCTCGCGCTCTACCGCGCGGGGCTCGGGTACGCCTCCGGACTGAAGTATCGCGACGCCACCGTCGCGTGGGAACGCCTGCTCGCGACCTACCCGGAGAGCGAGTATGCGCGCGACAGCGCCATCCAGATTGCGCGCACCCACGAAGCGGCCGGCGATACGCCGGGCGCGGCCGCGGCTTATGAACGCTTCTCACGCCTGTATGTGAAGGACCCGGACGCACCCGCGGCCCTGATCAAGGCCGCGGACATGCTGGCGGACGCGGGCGATGCGGGCGGCGCGGAACGCATGCGCAGCATCTTCATCCAACGATTCCCCGGCGACACGCAGACGGTGATGGAGATTCGCGCCTCGCGCGCCAGCCAGGAACTCGCGCGCGTCCGCGACGGCGCCGCGTCGATGTCCGTGCTGATGGCGAAACCGGGCGCCAACACGTCCTCGTCGGAACTGCGGGAGTACCTGGCGCTGGCGAAGGAGCACCCGGAGATGGCGTCGCCCGTCATCCTGGCCCAGGTGGACTACTACGACGCCGAAGAGTCATTCGCAAGCTTCAGCGCCATGCGGCTCACGCAACCGCTGCCGGCATCGCTGGAAAAAAAGAAGCAGGCGCTGGAGTCGCTGCTCGAGAAATACAACACGTGCTCCGGCCACGGCGTGGCGGAGTACACGCGCGCGTCGGCCTACCGCATCGGGCAGGCGCTGGTGGGCTTTGGCGACGCGCTCATGCAGAGCGAGCGCCCGGGGGACCTCGAGGGTGAGGACCTGCTCGCGTACGAGGACGTGATCGAAGAGCAGGCGTGGGTGTTCTACGACCGCGGCGAAAACGTGTGGTCGGACATGCTGCGCCAGATCGGCGACACGCCGGACGATCCCGGGCAATGGATTGCCCACACGCGCGCGGCGCTGTGGCCCCGGCTCTCGCAGCGGTTCATGTACCGGCCCGAGCCGGAGTATCCCGTGCTCGTGGCCAGACCGCCCGCGGAGCCGGAAACCGACTAG